One genomic segment of Scylla paramamosain isolate STU-SP2022 chromosome 11, ASM3559412v1, whole genome shotgun sequence includes these proteins:
- the LOC135105195 gene encoding transmembrane emp24 domain-containing protein bai-like, with protein MRRAQVAVVVVVLAAAAAGVEGIMFHLQPNTQKCFKEEIHKNVLVSGEYEVQEAQGQKVDIQVTDSKGHHLYNKEEADNGKFIFNTEDYDVYEICFVSRVPPTIRGIQQEVTLKTKHGVEAKTYEALGEAAKLKPLEIELKRLEDLSESIVQDFSYMRQREEEMRDTNESTNSRVLYLSLFSLCCLIGLATWQVLYLRKFFKAKKLIE; from the exons ATGAGGCGTGCccaggtggctgtggtggtggtagtgttggcgGCGGCTGCTGCTGGGGTGGAGGGAATCATGTTCCACCTGCAGCCCAACACACAGAAGTGCTTCAAGGAAGAGATCCACAAGAACGTACTGGTGTCCGGCGAGTACGAAGTGCAGGAGGCGCAGGGACAGAAAGTGGACATTCAG GTGACAGACTCCAAGGGTCACCACCTGTacaacaaggaggaggcagacaaTGGGAAGTTCATCTTTAACACGGAAGACTATGATGTGTATGAGATCTGCTTTGTCTCCCGTGTGCCCCCAA CCATACGAGGCATCCAACAGGAGGTGACCCTGAAGACCAAGCATGGTGTTGAGGCCAAGACCTATGAGGCA CTTGGTGAAGCGGCAAAACTCAAGCCTCTAGAAATTGAACTCAAGAGGCTGGAGGACCTAAGTGAGAGCATTGTTCAGGACTTCTCCTACATGAGACAACGAGAGGAGGAAATGCGCGACACTAATG AGTCAACCAACTCCAGAGTGCTGTatctttccttgttctccttgtgTTGTCTGATTGGGTTGGCCACCTGGCAGGTCCTCTACCTACGCAAATTCTTCAAAGCCAAAAAACTCATTGAGTAA